The following coding sequences lie in one Nocardioides sambongensis genomic window:
- a CDS encoding penicillin-binding protein, whose amino-acid sequence MPRSRFDALPARKVASHLGVMLAVSVVLGVVVSGLAIPFAGVVGFTANNVAESMDELPQELETERLPQRTEIQDASGNTIATLYDQNRVNVDLRQTSRIMVKSIVAIEDYRFYQHGALDLKGTLRAFFTNQASNEVAQGGSSITQQLVKQTLINQAGGDKEKIAEATDDSYARKIRELRYAIALEKRHSKDWILEQYLNTVYFGDGAYGIQAAAQHFFSVNAKDLNLKQSALLAGLVRSPEALNPVDEPDAAIERRNVVLNRMAELGVIPQKKADRLSEQGLGLKTQDKPRGCVNSNAQFFCEYVVRYLMEDSSLGRTRAEREDLILNGGLTIKTTIDTRMQSAAQTSVENAVYSTDQAVGAIALVEPRTGEVKALAQSKPMGNGEGQTFLNFTVPEKYGDANGFQPGSTFKAFVLAAAIQQDIPLSRTYPAPNPITVSEGDFTTCDGPYQSSGVWSPGNSTSSSSNPNLYEGTQKSVNTFFVNLELDTGICDPWKLARQMGLDLGKRWQIPSFTLGVADASPLEMAEAYATFAGRGLHCDSRPVTSIADANGTVLKEYQPKCNQVLSGPVADAVNDVLDGVVAPGGFGEALQPGVPAAGKTGTSSDNKSVWFAGYTPNLAGASVVAGANSAGQPISLDGVTIHGYYQSTSGSTTAGPIWGDTFKAVAQYLPGDDFTAPSATDIQGVLTTVPSVAGQSIDSATSTLEAAGFSVTNGGYVDSGYARGTVAYTSPGGGAQLGSGDTVVLYISDGTPPKPPKPNNNGGGNNGNGNGNGNGNGNGNRGGRGGRG is encoded by the coding sequence ATGCCCCGCTCCAGGTTCGACGCTCTGCCGGCCCGTAAGGTGGCCTCTCACCTCGGCGTGATGCTGGCCGTCTCGGTCGTGCTCGGTGTGGTCGTCTCCGGCCTCGCGATCCCGTTCGCCGGCGTCGTCGGCTTCACCGCCAACAACGTGGCCGAGTCGATGGACGAGCTCCCCCAGGAGCTGGAGACCGAGCGGCTGCCGCAGCGCACCGAGATCCAGGATGCGTCCGGCAACACGATCGCCACCCTCTACGACCAGAACCGGGTCAACGTCGACCTGCGACAGACCTCCCGGATCATGGTGAAGTCGATCGTCGCCATCGAGGACTATCGCTTCTACCAGCACGGGGCGCTGGACCTGAAGGGCACCCTGCGGGCGTTCTTCACCAACCAGGCCTCCAACGAGGTGGCCCAAGGTGGGTCGTCGATCACCCAGCAGCTGGTCAAGCAGACGCTGATCAACCAGGCCGGGGGCGACAAGGAGAAGATCGCCGAGGCCACCGACGACTCCTACGCCCGCAAGATCCGCGAGCTGCGCTACGCGATCGCGCTGGAGAAGCGGCACAGCAAGGACTGGATCCTCGAGCAGTACCTCAACACCGTCTACTTCGGCGACGGCGCCTACGGCATCCAGGCCGCCGCCCAGCACTTCTTCAGCGTCAACGCCAAGGACCTGAACCTCAAGCAGTCCGCGCTGTTGGCCGGACTGGTCCGCAGCCCCGAGGCGTTGAACCCGGTCGACGAGCCCGATGCCGCGATCGAGCGGCGCAACGTCGTACTGAACCGGATGGCGGAGCTGGGCGTGATCCCGCAGAAGAAGGCGGACCGGCTCAGCGAGCAGGGCCTCGGGCTGAAGACGCAGGACAAGCCGCGCGGTTGCGTGAACTCCAACGCCCAGTTCTTCTGCGAGTACGTCGTCCGTTACCTGATGGAGGACTCGTCGCTGGGCCGCACCCGCGCGGAGCGTGAGGACCTGATCCTCAACGGCGGCCTGACCATCAAGACCACCATCGACACCCGGATGCAGTCCGCCGCCCAGACCTCGGTCGAGAACGCGGTCTACAGCACCGACCAGGCCGTCGGCGCGATCGCGCTGGTCGAGCCCCGCACCGGCGAGGTCAAGGCGCTGGCCCAGTCCAAGCCGATGGGCAACGGCGAGGGCCAGACCTTCCTGAACTTCACCGTGCCCGAGAAGTACGGCGACGCCAACGGGTTCCAGCCGGGCTCGACGTTCAAGGCGTTCGTGCTGGCCGCGGCGATCCAGCAGGACATCCCGCTGAGCCGCACCTACCCGGCGCCGAACCCGATCACGGTCAGCGAGGGCGACTTCACCACCTGTGACGGGCCCTACCAGAGCTCCGGCGTCTGGTCACCGGGCAACTCGACGTCCTCCTCGTCGAACCCGAACCTCTACGAAGGCACCCAGAAGTCGGTCAACACCTTCTTCGTCAACCTCGAGCTCGACACCGGCATCTGCGACCCGTGGAAGCTGGCCCGCCAGATGGGCCTCGACCTGGGCAAGCGCTGGCAGATCCCCTCGTTCACGCTCGGCGTGGCCGACGCGAGCCCGCTGGAGATGGCCGAGGCCTACGCCACCTTCGCCGGCCGGGGCCTGCACTGCGACTCCCGCCCGGTGACCAGCATCGCGGACGCCAACGGCACGGTGCTCAAGGAGTACCAGCCGAAGTGCAACCAGGTGCTCTCCGGACCGGTCGCCGACGCCGTCAACGACGTCCTCGACGGCGTGGTGGCGCCCGGCGGCTTCGGCGAGGCGCTGCAGCCGGGCGTCCCGGCCGCCGGCAAGACCGGTACCTCCAGCGACAACAAGTCGGTCTGGTTCGCCGGCTACACCCCGAACCTGGCCGGCGCCTCCGTGGTGGCCGGTGCGAACTCGGCCGGGCAGCCGATCTCGCTGGACGGCGTCACCATCCACGGCTACTACCAGTCGACCTCCGGCTCGACCACGGCCGGCCCGATCTGGGGCGACACCTTCAAGGCGGTCGCGCAGTATCTGCCGGGCGACGACTTCACCGCCCCCTCGGCCACCGACATCCAGGGTGTGCTGACCACGGTGCCCAGCGTCGCCGGACAGTCCATCGACAGTGCCACCTCGACGCTCGAGGCCGCCGGGTTCTCCGTCACCAACGGCGGCTACGTCGACTCCGGCTACGCCCGCGGCACGGTCGCCTACACCTCGCCCGGCGGCGGCGCCCAGCTGGGCTCCGGCGACACCGTGGTCCTCTACATCTCCGACGGCACCCCGCCGAAGCCGCCGAAGCCGAACAACAACGGTGGCGGCAACAACGGGAACGGCAACGGGAACGGCAACGGGAACGGCAACGGCAACCGCGGCGGCCGCGGGGGCCGCGGCTGA
- a CDS encoding WhiB family transcriptional regulator, translating into MWVEDWAPRAACRDEKPDQLFVRGAEQNKAKQVCAGCPVRTECLAEALDNQIEWGVWGGMTERERRALVRRRPNASWRKVLESARDAQLAGHH; encoded by the coding sequence ATGTGGGTTGAGGATTGGGCACCGCGCGCCGCGTGCCGAGACGAGAAGCCGGATCAGCTGTTCGTGCGTGGGGCCGAGCAGAACAAGGCCAAGCAGGTCTGCGCCGGATGCCCGGTGCGCACCGAGTGCCTCGCCGAGGCGCTGGACAACCAGATCGAGTGGGGGGTCTGGGGCGGGATGACCGAGCGGGAACGACGGGCACTGGTCCGCCGCCGGCCGAACGCCTCGTGGCGCAAGGTGCTGGAGTCGGCCCGGGACGCACAGCTCGCCGGACACCACTGA
- a CDS encoding ArsA family ATPase, with protein sequence MSAAARRPRTRVGPGTDRRSAPLDVDALLDDRSTEIVVCCGSGGVGKTTTSAALALRAAERGRRVVVLTIDPARRLAQSMGIAELDNTPRPVADVDGAAGGSLDAMMLDMKRTFDEVVLTQASPEKAEQILANPFYIALSSSFAGTQEYMAMEKLGQIHRERVVGSGDYDLIVVDTPPSRSALDFLDAPERLSSFLDGRFVRLMLAPARGPARLMTAGFSLITNALTKILGAQFLKDLQTFVSALDTVFGGFRQRAQKTYSLLQADGTAFLVVAAPEPDALREAAYFVERLSEDAMPLAGLIVNRASAAPASDLSAEEAAAGAERLRAEDPESLTAGLLRLHADRARLVEREGTLRDRFAAAHPQVATAVVPALAGDVHDLDGLRQVGELLGD encoded by the coding sequence ATGAGCGCCGCCGCCCGCCGGCCGCGCACCCGCGTCGGCCCCGGCACCGACCGTCGCTCCGCGCCGCTGGACGTGGACGCCCTGCTGGACGACCGCAGCACCGAGATCGTGGTCTGCTGCGGCTCCGGCGGTGTCGGCAAGACGACGACCTCGGCCGCGCTCGCGCTCCGGGCCGCCGAACGGGGCCGGCGCGTCGTCGTACTGACCATCGACCCGGCGCGCCGCCTGGCGCAGTCGATGGGGATCGCCGAGCTGGACAACACGCCCCGCCCGGTCGCGGACGTGGACGGGGCCGCCGGCGGGTCGCTGGACGCGATGATGCTGGACATGAAGCGCACCTTCGACGAGGTGGTGCTCACCCAGGCCAGCCCGGAGAAGGCCGAGCAGATCCTGGCCAACCCGTTCTACATCGCGCTGTCCAGCTCGTTCGCCGGCACCCAGGAGTACATGGCGATGGAGAAGCTCGGCCAGATCCACCGCGAGCGCGTGGTGGGCAGCGGCGACTACGACCTGATCGTGGTGGACACCCCGCCGTCGCGGTCGGCGCTGGACTTCCTGGACGCGCCGGAGCGGCTCTCCAGCTTCCTCGACGGCCGGTTCGTCCGGCTGATGCTGGCGCCGGCACGCGGGCCGGCACGGCTGATGACCGCCGGGTTCAGCCTGATCACGAACGCGCTGACGAAGATCCTCGGCGCCCAGTTCCTCAAGGACCTGCAGACCTTCGTCTCCGCGCTCGACACCGTCTTCGGCGGGTTCCGGCAGCGCGCCCAGAAGACCTACTCGCTGCTGCAGGCCGACGGTACGGCGTTCCTCGTGGTCGCCGCCCCCGAGCCGGACGCGCTGCGCGAGGCGGCGTACTTCGTCGAGCGGCTGAGCGAGGACGCGATGCCGCTGGCCGGACTGATCGTCAACCGGGCCAGTGCGGCGCCGGCCAGCGACCTGTCCGCGGAGGAGGCGGCCGCGGGCGCCGAGCGGCTGCGCGCGGAGGACCCGGAGTCACTGACCGCGGGCCTGCTGCGGCTGCACGCCGACCGAGCACGCCTGGTCGAGCGCGAGGGCACCCTGCGCGACCGGTTCGCCGCGGCGCACCCGCAGGTGGCGACGGCGGTGGTGCCCGCGCTCGCCGGCGACGTGCACGACCTCGACGGGCTGCGGCAGGTCGGCGAGCTGCTCGGCGACTGA
- a CDS encoding ArsA-related P-loop ATPase: protein MSDRPKVRLHVVTGKGGTGKSTVASALALALAGGGRNVLLCEVEGRQGIARMFDVDPLPYEERRLTTGLPDADGGRGVVHALHIDAESALLEYLAMYYRLGRAGKALDKFGVIEFATTIAPGVRDVLLTGKVYEAVQRNSRNKGAIEYDAVVLDAPPTGRITQFLNVSNELAGLAKVGPIRSQSDTMMTLFRSPRTAVHLVTVLEEMPVQETADGIAELRAADLPVGSVIVNQVRPRDLSAEALAAARTGGLDRAAIRDDLERAGLADVGTLTDGLVEEAHDHAERRALEDSQRAVVDGLGVPSCELPRLAGGIDLGALYELAGMLREQGPA from the coding sequence GTGAGCGATCGGCCGAAGGTGCGTCTGCACGTCGTCACCGGCAAGGGCGGCACCGGGAAGTCGACGGTGGCCTCCGCGCTGGCGCTGGCGCTGGCCGGTGGCGGCCGCAACGTGCTGCTCTGCGAGGTGGAGGGCCGCCAGGGCATCGCCCGGATGTTCGACGTCGACCCGCTCCCCTACGAGGAGCGCCGGCTCACCACCGGCCTGCCGGACGCCGACGGCGGCCGCGGCGTGGTGCACGCGCTGCACATCGACGCCGAGTCCGCGCTGCTGGAGTACCTGGCGATGTACTACCGGCTCGGCCGGGCCGGCAAGGCGCTGGACAAGTTCGGGGTGATCGAGTTCGCCACCACCATCGCCCCCGGCGTCCGCGACGTGCTGCTCACCGGCAAGGTCTACGAGGCGGTGCAGCGCAACTCGCGCAACAAGGGCGCCATCGAGTACGACGCCGTGGTGCTCGACGCGCCGCCGACCGGCCGGATCACCCAGTTCCTCAACGTCAGCAACGAGCTCGCCGGTCTGGCGAAGGTGGGGCCGATCCGTTCCCAGTCCGACACCATGATGACGCTCTTCCGTTCCCCGCGCACCGCCGTGCACCTGGTCACCGTGCTGGAGGAGATGCCGGTCCAGGAGACCGCCGACGGCATCGCCGAGCTGCGCGCGGCCGACCTCCCGGTCGGGTCGGTGATCGTCAACCAGGTGCGTCCCCGTGACCTCTCCGCCGAGGCCCTGGCCGCGGCCCGCACCGGCGGGCTGGACCGCGCCGCGATCCGCGACGACCTCGAGCGGGCCGGGCTCGCGGACGTCGGGACGCTGACCGACGGTCTGGTCGAGGAGGCGCACGACCACGCCGAGCGGAGGGCCCTGGAGGACAGCCAACGGGCGGTGGTCGACGGCCTCGGGGTGCCCAGCTGCGAGCTGCCCCGGCTCGCCGGCGGCATCGACCTCGGCGCCCTCTACGAGCTGGCCGGGATGCTCCGCGAGCAGGGGCCAGCATGA
- a CDS encoding DUF4177 domain-containing protein — MTKWEYQVAPVLNHAAAQILNNFGQDGWELVAILPSPQGNDIAYFKRPLEG, encoded by the coding sequence ATGACCAAGTGGGAGTACCAGGTGGCGCCCGTCCTCAACCACGCGGCGGCGCAGATCCTCAACAACTTCGGACAGGACGGCTGGGAGCTGGTCGCGATCCTCCCCAGCCCGCAGGGCAACGACATCGCCTACTTCAAGCGCCCCCTCGAGGGCTGA
- a CDS encoding RidA family protein, producing the protein MAATPEQRLADLGLTVPDVVPPVAAYVPAVRSGDHVYTAGQLPMRDGALITTGKVGDAVTAEVATECARQCALNAIAAIRSQVGDLTRVRIVKVVAFVSSTPDFTGQPGVANGASELFGEVFGDNGVHARSAVGVPVLPLDAPVEVEVIAEILPAAAGGGA; encoded by the coding sequence GTGGCCGCGACGCCCGAGCAGCGCCTCGCCGACCTCGGCCTGACCGTCCCGGACGTGGTGCCGCCGGTGGCGGCCTACGTCCCGGCGGTGCGGTCCGGCGACCACGTCTACACCGCCGGCCAGCTGCCGATGCGGGACGGGGCGCTGATCACCACCGGCAAGGTGGGCGACGCGGTCACCGCCGAGGTGGCGACCGAGTGCGCCCGGCAGTGCGCACTCAACGCGATCGCCGCGATCCGGTCCCAGGTCGGCGACCTCACCCGGGTGCGGATCGTCAAGGTCGTCGCGTTCGTCTCCTCCACCCCCGACTTCACCGGCCAGCCCGGGGTCGCCAACGGCGCCTCGGAGCTCTTCGGCGAGGTGTTCGGGGACAACGGGGTGCACGCCCGCTCCGCGGTGGGCGTGCCGGTGCTGCCGCTGGACGCCCCGGTCGAGGTCGAGGTGATCGCCGAGATCCTGCCCGCTGCGGCAGGGGGAGGCGCGTGA
- a CDS encoding NUDIX hydrolase yields MDFAGGMCVFPGGGVDQRDDDAEVEASGWAGPSAAAWAAQLGVDEDLARALVCAAVRETFEESGVLLAGPSADSVVADTTGADWEADRVALETRALAMTDFLARRGLVLRTDLLGVWDGWLTPIFEPKRYRTWFFVAQLPEGQVTRDVSTESSEVVWLGAADAADQADAGTLAMLPPTYLTCLEVGQHPSTAAVRAAADGRSVDMFMPEVEPLGEGLTLSMPDRLRPLVAARRTVG; encoded by the coding sequence ATGGACTTCGCCGGCGGCATGTGCGTCTTCCCCGGCGGCGGGGTCGACCAGCGTGACGACGACGCCGAGGTGGAGGCCTCGGGCTGGGCCGGACCGAGCGCGGCCGCCTGGGCCGCGCAGCTCGGCGTCGACGAGGACCTGGCCCGTGCGCTGGTGTGCGCGGCGGTCCGGGAGACCTTCGAGGAGTCCGGCGTGCTGCTGGCCGGCCCGTCGGCCGACTCGGTCGTCGCCGACACCACCGGCGCGGACTGGGAGGCCGACCGGGTGGCCCTGGAGACCCGGGCGCTCGCGATGACCGACTTCCTGGCCCGCCGCGGCCTGGTGCTGCGCACCGACCTGCTCGGCGTCTGGGACGGCTGGCTGACCCCGATCTTCGAGCCCAAGCGCTACCGCACCTGGTTCTTCGTCGCCCAGCTGCCCGAGGGGCAGGTGACCCGGGACGTCTCCACCGAGTCCAGCGAGGTGGTCTGGCTGGGGGCCGCGGACGCGGCCGACCAGGCCGACGCGGGGACCCTGGCGATGCTGCCTCCGACGTACCTGACCTGCCTGGAGGTGGGGCAGCACCCGTCGACCGCCGCGGTGCGCGCCGCGGCCGACGGGCGCAGCGTCGACATGTTCATGCCCGAGGTCGAGCCACTCGGCGAGGGGCTGACCCTCTCCATGCCCGACCGGCTCCGGCCGCTCGTCGCGGCTCGTCGTACCGTCGGCTGA
- a CDS encoding MBL fold metallo-hydrolase encodes MGEVRRPLGATGPADWHGGEFGDRGRCVLAPNPGMMTLDGTNTWVLREPGAERSIVVDPGPLADEHLEAVAQVAGQVDAVLVTHHHLDHTEAARSFAERMGCGVRGLDPAQCWRSDPVGDGEVLSVGGLDVEVLTTPGHTRDSISLLLGADRALLTGDMVLGRGTTVIVHPDGDLAGYFESLDKMRGLVTDGRVETLWPAHGPVLPDAGGVLDHYRVHRRERLAQVESALAALGLRAGELAPDVADDPDLPRRVVEVVYADVDESLWGAAEWSVRAQLAYLASR; translated from the coding sequence ATGGGAGAGGTACGTCGCCCGCTCGGCGCGACCGGCCCCGCGGACTGGCACGGCGGCGAGTTCGGCGACCGCGGCCGCTGCGTGCTCGCGCCGAACCCCGGGATGATGACCCTGGACGGCACCAACACCTGGGTGCTCCGCGAGCCCGGGGCGGAGCGGTCGATCGTGGTCGATCCGGGACCGCTGGCCGACGAGCACCTGGAGGCGGTCGCGCAGGTGGCCGGCCAGGTCGACGCGGTCCTGGTCACCCACCACCACCTGGACCACACCGAGGCAGCGCGGTCGTTCGCGGAGCGGATGGGCTGCGGGGTGCGCGGCCTGGACCCGGCACAGTGCTGGCGCTCCGACCCGGTCGGCGACGGCGAGGTGCTGTCGGTCGGCGGGCTGGACGTGGAGGTGCTGACCACCCCGGGGCACACCCGGGACTCGATCTCGTTGCTGCTCGGCGCCGACCGCGCACTGCTCACCGGCGACATGGTGCTGGGCCGGGGCACCACCGTGATCGTGCACCCCGACGGCGACCTCGCCGGCTACTTCGAGTCGCTGGACAAGATGCGCGGGCTGGTCACCGACGGCCGCGTGGAGACGTTGTGGCCGGCCCACGGACCGGTGCTCCCCGACGCCGGGGGCGTCCTCGACCACTACCGGGTTCACCGGCGCGAGCGGCTCGCCCAGGTCGAGTCCGCGCTGGCCGCCCTCGGGCTGCGGGCCGGGGAGCTGGCCCCCGACGTGGCCGACGACCCCGACCTCCCGCGCCGGGTGGTCGAGGTCGTCTACGCCGACGTCGACGAGTCGCTGTGGGGCGCCGCCGAGTGGTCGGTGCGGGCCCAGCTGGCCTACCTCGCCTCGCGCTGA